TGGTGCCGAGGGGGGCAGGAATGTAGACATGCGAGCCAGTGATTCTGATTCAGAGAGTGAGCTTGGTGCAGTAGGCGGGGCGGATTATCAGGCTGGGGCCGGCGGGGGAGACGGCAGTAACATCTGGGTCGAAGAAAAGGAGTTTGTAGAGTTGTTGTTAGAGGAGACCGAAGACATTAACGTGGAGCCGGTGAACAACGCCAACCCCGTGTACCCCGAGATGCCCCAGGACTACATGCCCGTCATCGCTCTGGAAGACCCGGCGCCCCAACAAGTGGCGCTCTCCCCACCGATGCCGTTCCTTCTCTCCGATCATGTGAGGAATAACTTTTTGCAACACTTACCTTCGGAACTCAGGTACAGGTGTTTGGAGCGTAAGCTGCAGAACGTCGAGGTGTTCAGGGGGATAGGGATGTTCACGCTGAACGGGCGGCGCACTCTGCTGCAAGACCCTTACTTGTTCCGAGCCAGAATGGAGGACAAGGCGGTCGACACGTCCGACCTGGAGGTGGACGAGGATCCCATGGGCCTCCACGGCATTGACCTCATCACAGCGGCTCTGCTGTTTTGCCTTGGCGACTCtccgggaggaagaggaatcTCCGACAGCAGGTTCGTGGACGGCTACCACATTGACTTTGGTACTCAAACATTCTCCTTCCCCTCCGCCATTCTCGCGACCAACACCATGGTGGGAGACATCGCGTCCGCCTCGGCCTGCGACCACGCCAGCCCGCAGCTGTCCAACCCAAGCCCCTTTCACACGCTCCGTCTGGACCTGGTCCTCGAGTGCGTGGCTCGATACCAGACCAAGCAGCGCTCCATGTTCACCTTCGTGTGCGGGCAGCTGTTCAGGCGGGACGAGTTCTCCTCGCATTTCAAAAACGTCCATGGGGATATTCACGCCGGgctgaatgggtggatggagcaGCGCTGCCCCTTGGCCTACTACGGGTGCACCTACTCTCAGAGGCGGTTCTGCCCATCTGTGCAGGGCTTTAGAATCATCCACGACAGGCACCTGGGTTCTTTTGGGGTTCAGCCCAGTTTGCCGTTGAAATCTGGCGGCAGCCTCTCAAGAAGGAGCTCTCGCTGTGGTCCTCCCCTGGATCAGTTCAGCAGTCTTCCATTCGAGGTGCTGCAGCATGTAGCGAGTTTCCTGGACAGCTTCAGCTTGTGCCAGCTGTCCAGGGTGTCCCGCACCATGCGGGACGTATGTGCAAGCCTGCTCCAGATGCGTGGCATGGTGGTCCTGCTGTGGGAGAAGATACGGCGCGCTGACGGTTCTTCCACTTGGCAGATCACAGACAAGGCGAGTATTTTCGGACCGTTCCAAAAAAACGTGCCGCTGGTTCAAAACAAAAAACGCAGCTTAATTAACAGGTTGTTTTCCACTCAGGTTTGGAGATTCAGCACCGCTTTCGGGACGGTCAACGAGTGGAAGTTTGCCAACATCGCCAGCATGGCCGACCACCTCAAACGGTGCAAGTTCAACACGATCGCCCGCCGCGAGGAGGCGATCCCCCTGCCGTGCATGTGCTTCACCAGAGAGCTGACGAAAGAGGGGAGATGTTTACGCTCTGTTCTCAAGCCTGTCGCTTAGGTCCTCTTCCACAGCACAATCTGAGGTTTGGACAATTTTAAGACCACAAGAGCTCAAGTCCCTTCCTGCAAAGTTTACATCCATGAGAATATGAGAAactgttggttgttttttgcAGTCTAAGAAAATTCCTAACTCCAGTATGAAAGGTTAAAGCTGGTGGTGGGCGAAGTGATACCTCGGCACTACAATGACAGACGGGCACCACGTGTCTTCTTCACTGCTGGGTTTACCAACACCAGCGTACTGAAGCCGTACCCTCATGTAATCTGACATTTTGTAGATAATAACTTTTTGATGTCATATCCTTTTTATATTTCTAGAAACAAAGTCCCTCCTGTGCAACAGTGAAGGGAAGTCAAGAGCCTTACAATACACTTGATTTTTCCAGCCAGGAAGTGCGCTTCGGAGCATTTCCGTTCTGCCTCTGGCCGGAACAGTTTACTGGAGATCCGTGTGGGTTTTCTCCCGTCTCCTAATACCTGAAGTGACCATGCAGAAACTGCTATTTCATGGCTTTATTTCTACACTTTTTAGACTGACCAAACATCTTTGGTAGCTGTGATTTTTGATTCATCAGCGTGAGCATGTAGCCGGTGTGTTCTGGACAGGTGACAGCATTAAAACAGCCTGTCCAGCTGTATCTTAAACTTATGACCGCGATAGTCATTTGGAGCGGCATCATTCACTTGGCAAAAGAGTCGACGCGGTTTTTGTGATCTATCTAAGTAACCAGCGATTATTTAGCTGGTGGTTTTCTACACAAAGTCAAACGTAGCAAGAGAAATGTGGAATGTAATCAGGGCCGAGACGAATCCATCTGTGCACAGACTTGTGTTTCCTTTTCGGTGTCAGACCTCATCAAACCTGCAGGTCAGGTGTACCGTTGTAATTTGGTGGACACGCGGTTCCCGCCAGGAATTGTCATCACTAAGAATGTTCATTAACTTCTGTGAATGTgcggttttgtttttttaatgacacGTCGTGTCATCTCAGGGTTGTAGCATGAAGCTAAATTCTTCGTAATTAACAGATTGGATCATTTTAGGGTTCCTCGAGCTGACTTGTGCACCACTCAGTGTTACATCACAAGCATATTATTGTGTTGCAGTGCTTGAACAGAGAaaaattcagtgttttcatcAATCAACATTTATAAGTCCCTGAAATAGGCTGAGAGTTAACacaatatttaaatgttctttAAACACTCTGCATTGACAAAAGCCTTATATGTAGAGTTCGGAGTACTAAAAACATTTTGAAAACTTGGCCTTAATCTTTTGTAAGCAGAATGGGAAGTGATGGGGggaaaatgagatgtttataCAAAATACTTTCATCTTCAACTAACTTTTGTCTGTCCAGCCAG
Above is a genomic segment from Takifugu rubripes chromosome 2, fTakRub1.2, whole genome shotgun sequence containing:
- the fbxo30a gene encoding F-box only protein 30a, translated to MENLHSHCLKCINRRCMVRPEAGVSCDLIGCPLVCGAVFHTCKLDEHRELCPYERLPCLNRGFGCPFTIARIKMAKHLETCPASIVCCTMEWNRWPVSYSDRKSYENLSKDFDEVEQLDMALALQDQRMLLESLKVATTMSKNGDKETVESEKMATASSLADPVLHSESVEMEDEPYNNLYRASVETGRSLALALDIVTNSKSGDAMVGNLNGEKIGNSEGLRSGSNGDSHRAFGAEGGRNVDMRASDSDSESELGAVGGADYQAGAGGGDGSNIWVEEKEFVELLLEETEDINVEPVNNANPVYPEMPQDYMPVIALEDPAPQQVALSPPMPFLLSDHVRNNFLQHLPSELRYRCLERKLQNVEVFRGIGMFTLNGRRTLLQDPYLFRARMEDKAVDTSDLEVDEDPMGLHGIDLITAALLFCLGDSPGGRGISDSRFVDGYHIDFGTQTFSFPSAILATNTMVGDIASASACDHASPQLSNPSPFHTLRLDLVLECVARYQTKQRSMFTFVCGQLFRRDEFSSHFKNVHGDIHAGLNGWMEQRCPLAYYGCTYSQRRFCPSVQGFRIIHDRHLGSFGVQPSLPLKSGGSLSRRSSRCGPPLDQFSSLPFEVLQHVASFLDSFSLCQLSRVSRTMRDVCASLLQMRGMVVLLWEKIRRADGSSTWQITDKVWRFSTAFGTVNEWKFANIASMADHLKRCKFNTIARREEAIPLPCMCFTRELTKEGRCLRSVLKPVA